GAACGGCGGTGACGGCAAACTTGCGAAGACTTCGTCCAAGATGAATACCTCGACGTCTGCCTTGGTCTGTTCCTTCTCCCAGAAGCGATCGAGTTCGGCCAAGCGCGTCTTTATAGAGGCCAGGAGGTCGCGGCTCGCCTGCTTCACCCGCTCACGAGACGTCTTGTCCAGATTATCCTTGAGCAGCAGGTCGAAGAGCGCGAGTTCATCCTCGCCAAGACCCTCCTTCGTTGCGCGCTTCTGTTCCTCGTCCAGACTGTTCACGAGCTCGACCAGTCGACGGAAGGTCTCCTCGATGGTGGTTCGGTCTTTCTCCCGATTATAGTCGGCGATGATCGCCTCGTACTTCACCTGATAGTCCATCCTTGCGGGATTGCGCGCAAGCATCTCGGCGAGTTTCTGTTCGACGATGTCTAGGATGTCCTGAAGCGCGGTCGCTTTCCGTCTGACCTTCTTTGCGAACTCATCGCGCAGCTTCTCAAGATCGATCTGACTGAGGTCGAAGGTCAGTCCCTCGGCTTGGTCGTCTCCTGGCGCTTGCGTCCGGATGGCCTCGTTGACGATCCGGTGTAACTCCTTCAACAGCTCGGTCACATCAGCCGTGTCGCGCCGCTCAGTCAGCTTCTTGTAGATTGCTTCGATGTTGTCGTGTCGTTCGGCGTATGCCCAGGCGCTGGGCTCCATCAGCAGCGCCTTGAAGCGGATGAACACCTGCCGTGCGAGAATCTCGAAGCGCCGCTTAGCCTCGTCCGTCGCATAAACGGCTTCCACGGCGTCCTTCAGGCCCTTGATGCGTAAAAAGCCCTTCGAACCGAGCAGCACGCCTGGGTCGAAGCCAAGGCCGCGCAGATGCGCCTCGGTCGCCTCGATGGCTTCGAGCAGGGCCTGCACCCTCTCTTCGATGGGGGCGATGATCTCTTCTCCGCCTGTGCCATCATCGCCCAGCGCGTACTGAGCCAGCGCGGCTCGCAGGCTGGCCAGCATCCCATTGTAGTCGACAATCAGGCCGAAGTCTTTGCCAGGATACACCCTGTTCGCGCGCGCTATGGCCTGCATCAGCGTGTGCGCCTTCATCGGCTTGTCGATATAGAGCGTCGACAGACATTCCACGTCGAAGCCGGTTAGCCACATCGCACAGACGATTGCGACGCGGAACGGGTGCTTGGGGTTCTTGAAGGCCGTTTCGACATCGATGCGCTCGCCATTCCCGGTATCGAAGCCCTGCTTCATCAGGGCACGGTGCGGGATTATGTCGAAACCCCATTTCTTGAAGTCCGCGACCTCGTTCTGCGCTTCGCTGATAATGATCTCGACGATGGTTTCCTCGAGCCACGTTGCCTGCGCATTCAATTCTTGCGCCTCCTCCGCGAGCAAAGCGCGCAAGGATTCATCGGCCGTGGTATCCGCTTGGGCTTGCTTGGCATTGGCCGCCGCCCTGACTTCTGCGGCCTTCGCCCGCCATCGCGGGATGATCATCTGGTGCATCCGGGCGCAGGTGATCTTGTCGATGCACACAAACAGGGATTTTCCGGACTCCCATCTCGTTGCACAGTGATCCACGAAATCGGCTGCGATCTTGTCGAGCCGCTCATCGGCGGTGATGACTTCGTAGTCCTTCCCGAGCAGCTTATCGAGGAGCGCCGCCTGATCGGGGTCGAGTTCCGCCTCCTCGATCTTCTCGGCAATCCGTTCGTTCAGATCCGTCTTGGCGACACCCAGCTTCTCGCCCCGGTTCTCGTAGACCAGCTTGACGGTCGCGCCGTCCTCCTCGGATCGCTTGAAGTCGTAGCGCGAGACATATTCGCCGAATATGCGCTTGGTGATTTCGTCCTGCTTGAACAGCGGCGTGCCGGTGAAGCCGATGAAGGCGGCATTGGGCAGCGCAAGGCGCATGTTGCGGGCCAACCGCCCTGCCTGCGTGCGGTGCGCCTCGTCCGAGATCACGATGATGTCGTCGCGCTCGCTGTATGGCTTCTTTGGGTCCACGTCCTTGTTGAACTTGTGGATCAGGCTGAAGACGTACTGGTTGTTCTCCTTCAGGATCCGTTCCAGATCATCGCCGGAGGCCGCGCGCGGGGTCTCGTTCCCGGCAATGCCGCAGCCCACGAAGGTCTTGTAGATCTGGCTGTCGAGATCGTTCCGGTCGGTCATTAGCAGGAAGGTGAAATTACCCGGCACCTTGCGCCGCACTTTTTCGGCGAAGAAGGCCATGGAATAGGACTTGCCGCTGC
This window of the Roseovarius sp. SCSIO 43702 genome carries:
- a CDS encoding type I restriction endonuclease subunit R, translated to MAVTGINSEDRLVQATFAEHLETVLGWENVYAFNQEVLGPDGTLGRKDTTEAVLIRDLRAALHRLNPDLPEPAIEDAIRALTVYDVSRSMVQHNRDFYRMLRGGVPVSYRDAQGRQKSARARVIDFDNAPGSNRFLSVRELKLTGIRTPNYNRRADLVCFVNGLPLVFIELKAVYKNIRAGFDGNLRDYMDENVIAHAFHHNAFLIVSNGDRARYGSITSAWEHFNEWKRLEEADEGSVDAERLLNGMLAHHRLLDLVENFILFDESKAGAARKVVARNHQVLGVNRAVASVARQEAIKAEIPPGERLRHRVVELPLERKAPAKRRKGDQALVTAETALPSFIPEGPVDIIERAHPDLGRLGVFWHTQGSGKSYSMAFFAEKVRRKVPGNFTFLLMTDRNDLDSQIYKTFVGCGIAGNETPRAASGDDLERILKENNQYVFSLIHKFNKDVDPKKPYSERDDIIVISDEAHRTQAGRLARNMRLALPNAAFIGFTGTPLFKQDEITKRIFGEYVSRYDFKRSEEDGATVKLVYENRGEKLGVAKTDLNERIAEKIEEAELDPDQAALLDKLLGKDYEVITADERLDKIAADFVDHCATRWESGKSLFVCIDKITCARMHQMIIPRWRAKAAEVRAAANAKQAQADTTADESLRALLAEEAQELNAQATWLEETIVEIIISEAQNEVADFKKWGFDIIPHRALMKQGFDTGNGERIDVETAFKNPKHPFRVAIVCAMWLTGFDVECLSTLYIDKPMKAHTLMQAIARANRVYPGKDFGLIVDYNGMLASLRAALAQYALGDDGTGGEEIIAPIEERVQALLEAIEATEAHLRGLGFDPGVLLGSKGFLRIKGLKDAVEAVYATDEAKRRFEILARQVFIRFKALLMEPSAWAYAERHDNIEAIYKKLTERRDTADVTELLKELHRIVNEAIRTQAPGDDQAEGLTFDLSQIDLEKLRDEFAKKVRRKATALQDILDIVEQKLAEMLARNPARMDYQVKYEAIIADYNREKDRTTIEETFRRLVELVNSLDEEQKRATKEGLGEDELALFDLLLKDNLDKTSRERVKQASRDLLASIKTRLAELDRFWEKEQTKADVEVFILDEVFASLPSPPFTPDEKKALAASVYAHVWQQAVNGGFAQAA